One segment of Clavelina lepadiformis chromosome 2, kaClaLepa1.1, whole genome shotgun sequence DNA contains the following:
- the LOC143446838 gene encoding uncharacterized protein LOC143446838 isoform X6 yields MSYGYGRSGHSPVHPLFGGHAAKKSSVSALPALNLDPSVPLSAKQIPAPEKPDYDRFHGPQGPMYNVHMVRDAYGQPREVVYPVDYYDDDVDPRYMEMAPGYQMMSPMAQFDPALAMNTPMDMNYPGYGQEEFVMQEKVDPEMEGEVPMDSEIVYTDLEDDSDLFFVDEKPEKKGPKTDAEHQGGIMEWLSKPSSKPYISKERQEYEARMAAREEAGSSSSSFENLSEEDFDKAFPADISQTPTLIPKWKRKRMEREKKKLEAKSEPANPVETLTSKLSEDEGEIKKDNVEIPQSDAVKIAPAHSVINLAKEDLAAAAATETNESPHSFMAAVKGSLEYQPEEEFEESFKAVKNQRKTNTNMYKYGNGFPSSKASLGKPGSSLAKLGPLMPIQPSMSQAPYLKQKKNGKVSIHNASRNAQSSAIQAAKQELAAAAMAESMSQPYLVEYDPRYMAFENSYPDDFRAGYFPPQQASSLAKLGPLMPIPPSAGKYGREKKKGKEPMSILDAARAAQATSVISLAKGELAAVEAAKEMGFKNVPYGSVAMDYQPEYENVAMDYQPEFDPYGSNYDNAFLRNSYLPEKSGSSLSKLGSLVPIPPSAKRSSYSVGKMKGKEEISLLDAAKNAQATSVIKLAKEELAATETLREMEKYHAQCGIRAQGIDSAMPPYSPSMEKAANSELPSSSTRQQSDDKSGKKKKKKKKKKKKPELKPLPPLKPPPQCFLQRAPDGTIIPPPKRLEPREPLFMNDQIPFVEDFGFDPIKISPKPSDIKAPHPPYMGGLPIGKRPFGYHLKNPRLPPLNIPESLKVDEPSITMSMVPPYQARPLSPPFSLEKDDFFKDFKEPLSGFKDDKKEDQEDPSCTQEQQMRSSPELSKTELMSKEKENLNSFSSSKPKNELDASDKELETNSFSRRENKNKSSSASHPGPSKVDQQDAVYCKQLIQGFEEAMEQKMLKLQTLMEQSEKKIEKQSAQNSKTWTEKFVEFQKSLEGLKLTSKKQLDSMYKDWYKENGYGSHGKSMDEDEIDSSIDKVKDNKSGPGEEKSLDGIKPEADDLKLSLKQDEEPEEKKELQNEAKITYEEWCKRKQDWQEEYNRMGYDVMGQKFLDEYWEDFHKKYGDFPKEENKEMSESTELNSWDLPTPPGENPDADDTDNDIEDIFAFDAKSEKEENKKKSEDSKVNSWDLPTPPVENRVANDTDNDIEDILASDAKSKKEENKKKSEDSKVNSCDLSTPTAENPVANDIDTDIEDILASDAKSKKEENKKKSEDSKVNSCDLSTPTAENQVANDIDTDIEDILASDAKSEKETDKSFVSIPTEKIRKETVYQGHTIVAYVKKPGTGIHRPEPECELSGLSLSDGIERKTDKIEKEELEGQKEEQKQEEKAEIAVEEEKELEGQNKELEEEKKPAETEKASELLGKVKTEEVSLDNTNLSEEDKMKNNDQTVGEEKIEKEQTSTTAPETKLAEQKAECSYTSPAMKHFITQGNGDNSAPKTQEESIVIRRQKRAPWWKKVKVEFRSVFMLQQEEDEMESVTLAELTKRQEIKHKKKMDKIHGKEELRQAKRKEKEQKKLRKSEKKEEKARNKEKKKDKKMKKREARLKRDVAEQQMYKFYTDSLQRAKRLRKESKRAGKRKAKREKKERKARDKTKKAVEKVQKKVDAIKHKQEKKENRKKNEEDKYRRKLEKAGYNEEKVKEKMALKEEEMKEKLERKQRELELKDNENTKKIKRAWFKLGKKYEKKHIDLEEKKKKIAEKHAKKEKNWALNLENRRGKNAMTELEKKGKRITKLIKKERKDAKKEMTIWKKAEKKKLKEESKEIKKEDKVKNKKQKKVKKRQEWALKIEKDYDSTSLEDFEENMTKLELDGKMEKTANSNDEDVEQKGDACMSMEARMKKSYGILKQERKQIWLTKRAQEKKRMQKTHEVVASNEKQSKQKSEDSKVNSCDLPTPPVENQVTNDTDNVIEDILASDAKSEKEENKKKSEDSKVNSCDLPTPPVENPVENDIDTDMEDISASDAKSEKETDKSFVSIPTVKIRKETVSGSHKFVPNTKKSRAGIHRPEPECEHSDLSLSDYIDRQKEKVEKAEWKRKNIEQSTQTAAEEEKELECGDAEAKKASKLLEKETTEVVSLDDTNLSEEEKVKNNDQTVGERKSKKQKTSLTVPKIRLAEQKPECSYTSPMMNHFFTQGYGDNNASKTNESDTCMTVGEHMKNNYEDLKKKRRQVLPARGVHKKKMLPTELSVQNERLGNNISNEQSFETMSDSESPQLCSNAEICKPSRASYTAEWLQKHHLTSKGTTSAVRETQEQHMSFNKFMALLGNLTDKIDYLIKEIKKNSEKHTPDLTNFHDCNEKLEEIIEKANKKVYVHALKNVMKYNYNQKYFLELLQSVKENAMGLFERRVKQSYISFERSSNDFAFGIPTPTNIEQNAYKKPMSLLSFDSDSTEPKKIPTPKNIEQNAYKKPMSSLCFDSAANEPKKIPTPINIEQNLYKKPMSSLSFDNDANEPKKLPTSINIEQNAQKKPMNPLFFGRNAKKSEKVSTSRNFEQNAYTKPMSSLCFDSDANEPKKLPTSINIEQNACKKPMNPLFFVEMQTNRKRFPLP; encoded by the exons ATGAGTTACGGATACGGACGTTCAGGTCATTCTCCG GTTCACCCATTGTTTGGAGGTCATGCAGCAAAAAAATCATCTGTGTCCGCCTTGCCAGCG TTGAATCTTGACCCAAGTGTGCCACTTTCAGCAAAGCAAATACCAGCACCG GAAAAACCAGACTATGATCGATTTCATGGACCACAAGGACCGATGTATAATGTGCACATGGTGCGGGATGCATATGGTCAACCAAGAGAAGTGGTTTATCCTGTGGACTACTAT gATGATGATGTAGACCCAAGATACATGGAGATGGCACCTGGATATCAG aTGATGTCTCCAATGGCTCAATTTGATCCTGCATTGGCCATG AACACCCCGATGGACATGAATTATCCTGGGTATGGACAAGAAGAGTTTGTGATGCAAGAAAAGGTGGATCCAGAAATGGAG GGTGAAGTTCCCATGGATAGTGAAATTGTTTACACGGATTTAGAAGATGATagtgatttgttttttgtggACGAAAAGCCG gAAAAGAAAGGTCCAAAAACTGATGCA GAGCATCAAGGGGGAATAATGGAATGG ctTTCAAAACCATCATCTAAACCGTATATCAGTAAAGAGAGACAGGAATACGAAGCTCGT ATGGCTGCTCGGGAAGAAGCCGGATCATCATCTTCTTccttt GAGAATCTTTCTGAGGAGGACTTTGATAAAGCTTTTCCAGCAGATATATCTCAAACACCAACCTTAATACCAaaatggaaaagaaaaagaatggAAAGGGAAAAGAAGAAGTTAGAAGCCAAAAGTGAACCTGCAAACCCTGTGGAAACTTTG ACAAGTAAGCTTTCGGAAGATGAGGGtgaaataaagaaagataATGTTGAG atACCTCAGTCGGATGCTGTAAAAATTGCACCAGCACACTCAGTCATTAAT CTTGCAAAAGAAGACTTGGCTGCTGCAGCAGCAACAGAAACAAATGAAAGTCCTCATTCATTTatggcg gCTGTTAAAGGCTCTCTGGAATATCAACCTGAG GAGGAATTTGAGGAATCCTTCAAGGCTGTAAAAAAT CAAAGAAAAACGAATACAAATATGTACAAATATGGAAATGGTTTTCCATCCAGCAAGGCTTCACTGGGAAAACCAGGATCAAGTCTCGCTAAATTGGGACCACTGATGCCGATTCAACCTTCG ATGAGCCAAGCTCCATATTTGAAGCAGAAGAAGAACGGAAAG GTCTCCATTCATAATGCTTCAAGAAATGCTCAATCTTCTGCTATACAG GCTGCAAAACAGGAGCTTGCAGCTGCAGCCATGGCGGAGAGCATGTCTCAGCCTTATCTTGTAGAG taCGATCCTCGTTATATGGCTTTTGAAAACTCATACCCTGATGATTTCAGAGCTGGTTATTTTCCCCCACAACAAGCTTCTAGCTTAGCAAAACTCGGGCCTCTGATGCCTATTCCACCTTCG GCAGGAAAATATGGGCGAGAAAAGAAGAAAGGGAAGGAACCG ATGTCTATTTTGGATGCAGCAAGAGCTGCTCAAGCTACTTCAGTAATCAGT CTTGCAAAAGGAGAGCTAGCTGCTGTGGAAGCCGCTAAGGAAATGGGTTTTAAAAATGTACCG taTGGAAGTGTTGCTATGGATTACCAACCTGAG tatGAGAATGTTGCTATGGATTACCAACCTGAG tTTGATCCATACGGAAGCAATTATGACAACGCATTTTTGAGAAATTCCTATTTGCCAGAAAAAAGTGGATCAAGTTTGTCGAAACTTGGCAGTCTTGTTCCTATTCCACCTTCG GCAAAAAGATCTTCATATAGTGTTGGTAAAATGAAAGGAAAGGAAGAG atcTCTCTTCTTGATGCTGCAAAAAATGCTCAAGCAACATCTGTTATTAAG CTCGCAAAAGAAGAGTTAGCTGCTACAGAAACACTTCGGGAAATGGAAAAATATCATGCACAA TGTGGAATTAGAGCTCAAGGAATTGATTCTGCAATGCCACCATATTCTCCTTCAATGGAAAAG gcTGCTAACTCAGAACTACCATCAAGCTCAACTCGGCAACAATCTGATGACAAATCTGGCAAAAAA aaaaagaagaagaaaaaaaagaaaaagaagccTGAATTAAAACCG CTTCCTCCTTTGAAACCTCCACCACAatgctttttgcaacgtgctCCAGATGGCACAATAATTCCCCCTCCAAAAAGGCTAGAACCACGTGAACCATTGTTTATGAACGATCAAATACCCTTTGTGGAAGACTTTGGGTTTGACCCTATCAAAATTAGTCCGAAACCATCAGATATTAAGGCGCCTCATCCACCATACATGGGTGGTCTGCCTATTGGAAAACGCCCTTTTGGGTACCATTTAAAAAATCCACGACTTCCGCCTCTTAATATCCCG GAATCATTAAAAGTAGACGAACCGTCAATAACCATGTCAATGGTGCCACCATACCAA GCACGACCACTATCACCACCATTTTCATTGGAAAAAGACGATTTTTTTAAGGATTTCAAG GAACCCTTGTCCGGTTTTAAGGATGACAAGAAAGAGGACCAGGAAGATCCAAGTTGTACACAAGAACAACAAATG CGATCTAGTCCAGAACTTAGTAAAACAGAGCTGATGTCAAAGgagaaagaaaatttgaaCTCGTTTTCTTCGTCAAAGCCTAAG AATGAGCTTGATGCATCAGACAAAGAACTGGAGACAAACAGTTTTTCCAGGAGAGAGAACAAAAACAAGTCATCGTCTGCTTCTCATCCCGGACCTTCTAAAGTAGATCAG CAGGATGCTGTTTACTGCAAACAACTCATCCAAGGTTTCGAGGAAGCAATGgagcaaaaaatgttaaagctgCAAACTCTTATGGAGCAATCTgagaaaaaaatagaaaaacagTCTGCCCAAAACTCGAAAACCTGG ACTGAAAAGTTTGTTGAGTTTCAAAAATCACTGGAAGGACTTAAATTGACAAGCAAAAAGCAGTTG GATTCAATGTATAAAGATTGGTATAAAGAAAATGGTTATGGAAGTCATGGAAAATCAATG GATGAAGATGAAATTGATAGTTCCATAGACAAAGTCAAG GATAACAAATCAGGACCAGGCGAAGAGAAATCTCTTGATGGGATAAAACCTGAAGCAGACGACCTAAAACTAAGCCTAAAACAG GATGAAGAGCCAGAAGAAAAGAAGGAACTGCAAAACGAAGCCAAAATTACCTATGAGGAATGG TGCAAGCGCAAACAAGACTGGCAGGAAGAATATAACAGAATGGGCTATGATGTTATGGGTCAAAAGTTTTtg GATGAATATTGGGaagattttcataaaaaatacgGTGACTTTCCAAAG GAGGAAAATAAAGAGATGTCTGAAAGCACAGAGCTCAACTCATGGGATCTTCCAACTCCACCTGGTGAAAATCCGGATGCAGATGACACTGACAATGATATTGaagatatttttgcatttgatGCCAAGTCAGAAAag GaggaaaataaaaagaagTCTGAAGACTCAAAAGTCAACTCATGGGACCTTCCAACTCCACCTGTGGAAAATCGAGTGGCAAATGACACTGACAATGACATTGAAGATATTTTAGCATCTGATGCCAAGTCAAAaaag GaggaaaataaaaagaagTCTGAAGACTCAAAAGTTAACTCATGTGACCTTTCAACTCCAACTGCTGAAAATCCAGTGGCAAATGACATTGACACTGATATTGAAGATATTTTAGCATCTGATGCCAAGTCAAAaaag GaggaaaataaaaagaagTCTGAAGACTCAAAAGTCAACTCATGTGACCTTTCAACTCCAACTGCTGAAAATCAAGTGGCAAATGACATTGACACTGATATTGAAGATATTCTCGCATCTGATGCCAAATCAGAAAAG GAAACAGACAAATCATTTGTTTCCATTCCCACAGAA AAAATTCGAAAGGAAACTGTCTACCAGGGACACACGATTGTGGCTTATGTTAAAAAACCCGGCACTGGAATACACCGACCAGAACCG GAATGTGAACTCTCTGGCCTTTCTCTCTCG GATGGCATAGAAAGAAAGACAgataaaatagaaaaagag GAATTGGAAGGACAAAAGGAAGAGCAAAAACAAGAGGAGAAAGCTGAAATAGCTGTCGAAGAAGAAAAG GAACTGGAAGGACAAAACAAAGAACTAGAAGAAGAGAAGAAACCTGCCGAAACAGAAAAG GCAAGTGAATTGTTGGGAAAGGTGAAAACTGAAGAAGTGTCACTTGATAATACTAATTTGTCAGAAGAAGATAAAATGAAGAACAATGATCAG ACTGTTGGTGAAGAAAAAATCGAAAAAGAACAGACTTCAACAACAGCTCCAGAAACAAAATTAGCGGAGCAAAAG GCGGAGTGCAGCTACACCAGTCCAGCGATGAAGCATTTTATTACCCAGGGAAATGGAGACAATAGTGCACCAAAGACACAAGAA gaAAGTATAGTAATACGAAGACAAAAAAGAGCACCTTGGTGGAAGAAGGTCAAAGTAGAATTCCGATCTGTCTTCATGTTGCAACAGGAAGAAGATGAGATGGAATCGGTCACTTTAGCGGAGCTAACCAAACGCCAGGAAATAAAGCATAAGAAAAAAATGGATAAAATTCATGGGAAAGAAGAGTTAAGGCAGGCAAAGAGAAAAGAAAAGGAACAAAAGAAACTTAGAAAAAGCGAAAAGAAGGAGGAAAAGGCACgcaataaagaaaagaaaaaagacaaaaaaatgaaaaagagaGAAGCACGATTAAAAAGGGATGTTGCAGAGCAGCAAATGTATAAGTTCTATACTGACTCTTTACAAAGAGCCAAAAGGTTACGCAAAGAAAGTAAAAGAGCTGGCAAAAGGAAAGCAAAAAGGGAAAAAAAGGAACGGAAGGCTAGggataaaactaaaaaagcaGTAGAAAAGGTTCAAAAAAAGGTGGACGCGATAAAACATAAgcaagaaaagaaagaaaatagaaaaaagaaTGAGGAGGATAAGTACAGGAGAAAGTTGGAAAAGGCAGGTTACAATGAAGAgaaagttaaagaaaaaatgGCTCTCAAGGAAGAGGAGATGAAAGAAAAGTTAGAACGTAAACAGCGAGAGCTAGAATTGAAAGATAATGAAAACACCAAGAAAATTAAAAGGGCTTGGTTTAAGCTTGGGAAGAAGtatgaaaaaaaacatattgATTTAGAagagaagaagaaaaaaatcgCAGAAAAGCATGCtaagaaggaaaaaaattgggctttaaatttagaaaaccGTCGAGGAAAAAATGCAATGACAGAATTGGAAAAGAAAGGAAAGAGGATTACAAAGTTGATAAAAAAGGAGAGGAAAGATGCTAAAAAAGAAATGACGATTTGGAAGAAggctgaaaagaaaaaactgaAAGAAGAAAGCAAAGAGATCAAGAAAGAAGATAAGgttaaaaataagaaacaaaagaaGGTTAAAAAGAGacaa GAATGGGCTTTGAAGATTGAGAAAGACTACGACTCCACTTCACTTGAAGACTTTGAGGAAAATATGACCAAGTTGGAATTG GATGGAAAAATGGAGAAAACAGCAAATTCAAATGATGAAGATGTTGAACAAAAG GGCGATGCTTGCATGTCAATGGAGGCACGTATGAAAAAAAGTTATGGAATTTTAAAACAGGAG CGAAAGCAAATTTGGCTTACAAAGAGGGCACAGGAAAAGAAAAGGATGCAAAAAACCCATGAGGTCGTTGCAAGCAATGAG AAGCAAAGTAAACAGAAGTCTGAAGACTCAAAAGTCAACTCATGTGACCTTCCAACTCCACCTGTGGAAAATCAAGTGACAAATGACACTGACAATGTTATTGAAGATATTTTAGCATCTGATGCCAAATCGgaaaag GaggaaaataaaaagaagTCTGAAGACTCAAAAGTCAACTCATGTGACCTTCCAACTCCACCTGTGGAAAATCCAGTGGAAAATGACATTGACACTGATATGGAAGACATTTCAGCATCTGATGCCAAGTCAGAAAAG GAAACGGACAAATCATTTGTTTCCATTCCCACAGTA aaAATTCGAAAGGAAACTGTCTCCGGGAGTCACAAATTTGTGCCAAATACTAAAAAAAGTAGAGCTGGAATACACCGACCAGAACCG GAATGTGAACACTCTGACCTTTCTCTCTCG GATTACATAGATAGACAGAAagaaaaagtggaaaaagCG GAatggaaaagaaaaaacataGAGCAAAGTACTCAAACAGCTGCTGAAGAAGAAAAG GAATTGGAATGTGGAGACGCTGAAGCAAAAAAG GCAAGTAAATTATTGGAAAAGGAGACAACTGAAGTAGTGTCACTTGATGATACCAATTTAtcagaagaagaaaaagtgaagaACAATGATCAG ACTGTTGGTGaacgaaaaagtaaaaaacaaaagactTCATTAACAGTTCCGAAAATAAGATTAGCAGAGCAAAAg CCGGAATGCAGCTACACCAGTCCAATGATGAATCATTTTTTTACACAGGGATATGGAGACAATAATGCATCAAAGACAAATGAA AGTGATACTTGCATGACAGTTGGAGAACACATGAAAAACAATTATGAGGATTTAAAAAAGAAG CGAAGGCAAGTTTTGCCTGCAAGGGGAGTCCACAAAAAGAAGATGTTGCCAACTGAGTTGAGCGTGCAAAATGAGAGATTAGGAAACAACATAAGTAATGAG CAAAGTTTCGAAACTATGAGTGATAGTGAGTCACCACAACTTTGCAGTAACGCG GAAATTTGTAAGCCTTCCAGAGCAAGTTATACGGCGGAATGGTTACAAAAACATCATTTAACCAGCAAGGGCACCACATCTGCTGTAAGGGAAACACAAGAACAGCATATGAGTTTCAATAAATTCATGGCTCTACTTGGGAATTTAACTGACAAAATTGATTATCTCATAAAAGAGATTAAAAAG AATTCAGAAAAACATACACCTGACTTG